A portion of the Toxotes jaculatrix isolate fToxJac2 chromosome 16, fToxJac2.pri, whole genome shotgun sequence genome contains these proteins:
- the il1b gene encoding interleukin-1 beta, translated as MSEFDLRDALESPLTPEPCCYDMKGIQQEIINLDTGLDLVVSRRRKSMQGAATLVMAANRMKNPPTSKELSNSELCMAIMESLVEETVVQKVENFTTGEKRIIFQRVNSVRECTLSDACKKDIVHATGELKLEALTLKGGHGDRKVNFRLSRYITPCVPVGETGQTVVLSVTNQNLHISCTMNGDKAELHLEQCSEDCLNRISSDNDMDRFLFYKRTTGKSVITFESVKYSGWFISTSSEKENQPVEMCRVDTAQRLTNFRVN; from the exons GGTATTCAACAAGAGATCATCAACCTTGATACGGGACTGGACCTGGTGGTTTCCCGTCGCCGAAAGAGCATGCAGGGTGCAGCTACGCTGGTGATGGCGGCGAACAGGATGAAGAATCCCCCAACTTCCAAAGAGCTCAGCAACAGTGAGCTGTGCATGGCGATCATGGAGAGCCTGGTCGAGG AAACTGTTGTCCAGAAGGTTGAAAACTTCaccacaggagagaaaagaatcATCTTCCAACGCGTCAACAGTGTGAGGGAGTGCACTCTGAGCGACGCCTGTAAGAAAGATATCGTCCACGCGACAGGAGAGTTAAAATTGGAGGCCCTCACTCTGAAAGGAGGACACGGAGATCGCAAAG TGAATTTTAGGCTGTCCAGGTACATCACTCCCTGCGTCCCTGTGGGTGAGACTGGTCAGACTGTTGTCCTGTCAGTCACCAACCAAAACCTGCACATTTCCTGCACCATGAACGGCGACAAAGCTGAGCTGCACCTggag CAATGCAGCGAGGACTGTTTAAATCGGATCAGCAGCGACAACGACATGGACCGTTTCCTCTTCTACAAGAGAACCACAGGAAAATCTGTGATCACGTTCGAGTCGGTGAAGTACTCCGGCTGGTTCATCAGCACTTCCTCTGAGAAGGAGAACCAGCCGGTGGAGATGTGCAGGGTGGATACTGCCCAGCGTCTCACCAACTTcagagtgaattaa